A region from the Conexibacter woesei Iso977N genome encodes:
- the aspS gene encoding aspartate--tRNA ligase → MKVAPKANNYRDAWAGDLRGDDAGRTVRVAGWVHRRRDHGGLIFIDLRDRSGIVQLVFHPETSGSAFAAAERLRSEHVISVSGAVVEREEGNKNPNIPTGDIEVSVAEMATLAEAETPPFPVDEDVEVDETLRLANRAVDLRRDVMLKTLELRHTIVKTMRDVLNEQDFLDVETPILTRSTPEGARDFLVPARLQQGSWYALPQSPQLFKQLLMIAGYERYYQIARCFRDEDLRGFRQPEFTQLDIEMSFVDEADVIAVMEEIMTKVFALVDGFETPAAPWPHMTYAESMLRYGNDKPDTRFGMEIHDVGALLSGSDFKVFQGVLDGGGVVRAINAGAREMSRSELDGLNDVVRIHGAKAVAPIPVGEGDTWAGNLAKFFTAEQISAVNAELGASAGDLLLFVADKEPVAAAALGGLRLELGQRFGLVPEGAHSVLWIVDPPMFEATGDAKLPWTAIHHPFTAPTTTDFSDPGAMGSRGYDLVLDGVEIGGGSIRIHEQAIQEQVFSVLGMDQEEAERRFGFLLHALKQGAPPHGGIAMGIDRIVAILAGRDSIRDVIAFPKTASGGDPLTGAPAPVDEAQLKELAVKSTYIPPQPTA, encoded by the coding sequence ATGAAGGTCGCACCCAAGGCCAACAACTACCGCGACGCGTGGGCGGGTGACCTGCGCGGCGATGACGCCGGGCGGACCGTCCGGGTGGCGGGCTGGGTCCATCGCCGCCGCGACCACGGCGGGCTGATCTTCATCGACCTGCGGGACCGGTCGGGGATCGTGCAGCTCGTGTTCCACCCGGAGACGTCGGGTTCTGCGTTCGCCGCGGCCGAGCGGCTGCGGTCCGAGCACGTGATCAGCGTGTCCGGTGCGGTCGTCGAGCGCGAGGAGGGGAACAAGAACCCCAACATCCCGACGGGCGACATCGAGGTGTCGGTCGCCGAGATGGCGACGCTGGCGGAGGCCGAGACGCCGCCGTTCCCGGTCGACGAGGACGTGGAGGTCGACGAGACGCTGCGGCTCGCCAACCGCGCCGTGGACCTGCGCCGCGACGTGATGTTGAAGACGCTGGAGCTGCGTCACACGATCGTCAAGACGATGCGCGATGTCCTGAACGAGCAGGACTTCCTGGACGTCGAGACGCCGATCCTGACGCGCTCGACGCCCGAGGGCGCGCGCGACTTCCTGGTTCCGGCGCGGCTGCAGCAGGGGTCCTGGTACGCGCTGCCGCAGTCGCCGCAGCTGTTCAAGCAGCTGCTGATGATCGCCGGCTACGAGCGCTACTACCAGATCGCCCGCTGCTTCCGGGACGAGGACCTGCGCGGGTTCCGTCAGCCGGAGTTCACGCAGCTCGACATCGAGATGTCGTTCGTCGACGAGGCCGACGTCATCGCGGTGATGGAGGAGATCATGACCAAGGTGTTCGCCTTGGTCGACGGCTTCGAGACGCCGGCCGCGCCGTGGCCGCACATGACCTACGCCGAGTCGATGCTCCGGTACGGGAACGACAAGCCGGACACGCGCTTCGGGATGGAGATCCACGACGTCGGGGCGTTGCTGAGCGGTTCGGACTTCAAGGTGTTCCAGGGTGTGCTGGATGGCGGCGGCGTGGTGCGCGCGATCAACGCGGGCGCGCGGGAGATGTCGCGGTCCGAGCTGGACGGTTTGAACGACGTGGTCCGGATCCACGGGGCGAAGGCCGTTGCGCCGATCCCGGTCGGCGAGGGCGACACGTGGGCCGGCAACCTGGCGAAGTTCTTCACGGCCGAGCAGATCTCGGCGGTCAACGCGGAGCTCGGTGCGTCCGCGGGCGACCTGCTGCTGTTCGTGGCCGACAAGGAGCCGGTCGCGGCGGCGGCGCTGGGCGGTCTGCGCCTGGAGCTCGGCCAGCGGTTCGGTCTCGTGCCCGAGGGCGCGCACAGCGTGCTGTGGATCGTCGATCCCCCGATGTTCGAGGCGACCGGCGACGCGAAGCTGCCCTGGACGGCGATCCACCACCCGTTCACGGCGCCGACGACGACCGACTTCAGCGATCCCGGGGCGATGGGCTCCCGCGGGTATGACCTCGTGCTCGACGGCGTCGAGATCGGCGGCGGGTCGATCCGCATCCACGAGCAGGCGATCCAGGAGCAGGTCTTCTCCGTCCTCGGGATGGACCAGGAGGAGGCGGAGCGCCGCTTCGGCTTCCTGCTCCACGCGCTCAAGCAGGGCGCACCGCCCCACGGCGGCATCGCGATGGGCATCGACCGCATCGTGGCGATCCTCGCGGGCCGCGACTCCATCCGCGACGTCATCGCCTTCCCCAAGACGGCCTCCGGCGGCGACCCCCTCACCGGCGCCCCCGCCCCTGTGGACGAGGCCCAGCTCAAGGAGCTGGCCGTCAAGTCCACCTACATCCCACCGCAGCCCACGGCCTAG
- the hisS gene encoding histidine--tRNA ligase, which produces MSEKPQAPRGTYDVLPEQDAARVAVEKVARSVLGGAGYRRIETPVFEHTELFARGVGASTDIVQKEMYTFQDAGERSLTLRPEGTAPTMRAYHEHGMHKAPQPVKWWYLGPFFRQEKPQAGRFREFWQLGIEAIGSDDPAVDAEAIALLHAVVVELGVTGVRLRLGSLGTAETRASYREKLVAFLRSHEAELSDEVRARIDLNPLRAFDSDHAGTQAVMKDAPLLLDHLTAEDAEHFAEVRARLDAAEIGYEIDPTLVRGIDYYTRTLFEFTSDALGAQSGVGGGGRYDGLATVLGLPETSGIGWAAGVERLLLAGEHRPEPEPVCDLYVAGTGVEAFVLTQSARSAGLNVQMELAGRSRKGQMKQADRSGASYVAIFGEGAAITLKDLQSGEQEELEPTAVVARVLRGRHIG; this is translated from the coding sequence TTGAGCGAGAAGCCTCAGGCCCCGCGCGGCACGTACGACGTGCTGCCCGAGCAGGACGCCGCGCGCGTCGCGGTCGAGAAGGTCGCGCGCTCCGTGCTCGGCGGCGCCGGCTACCGCCGGATCGAGACGCCGGTCTTCGAGCACACCGAGCTGTTCGCCCGCGGCGTCGGCGCGTCGACCGACATCGTCCAGAAGGAGATGTACACCTTCCAGGACGCCGGCGAGCGGTCGCTGACGCTGCGCCCCGAGGGCACCGCGCCGACGATGCGCGCCTACCACGAGCACGGCATGCACAAGGCGCCGCAGCCGGTGAAGTGGTGGTACCTGGGCCCGTTCTTCCGCCAGGAGAAGCCGCAGGCCGGGCGCTTCCGCGAGTTCTGGCAGCTGGGCATCGAGGCGATCGGGTCCGACGACCCGGCGGTCGACGCCGAGGCGATCGCGCTGCTGCACGCCGTTGTTGTGGAACTTGGCGTCACCGGCGTCCGGCTCCGGCTGGGGTCGCTGGGCACGGCCGAGACGCGCGCGTCCTACCGCGAGAAGCTCGTCGCGTTCCTGCGCTCGCACGAGGCCGAGCTGAGCGACGAGGTCCGCGCGCGGATCGACCTGAACCCCTTGCGCGCGTTCGACTCCGACCACGCCGGGACGCAGGCGGTCATGAAGGACGCGCCGCTGCTGCTCGACCACCTGACCGCCGAGGACGCCGAGCACTTCGCCGAGGTCCGCGCGCGCCTGGACGCGGCCGAGATCGGCTACGAGATCGACCCGACGCTCGTGCGCGGCATCGACTACTACACGCGCACGCTGTTCGAGTTCACGAGCGACGCCTTGGGCGCGCAGTCGGGGGTCGGCGGCGGCGGGCGCTACGACGGGCTGGCGACGGTCCTGGGCCTGCCCGAGACGTCCGGGATCGGCTGGGCGGCGGGCGTCGAGCGACTGCTGCTGGCCGGCGAGCACCGGCCCGAGCCCGAGCCGGTCTGCGACCTCTACGTGGCGGGCACCGGTGTGGAGGCCTTCGTGCTCACGCAGTCGGCGCGCTCGGCGGGCTTGAACGTGCAGATGGAGCTGGCGGGACGGTCCCGGAAGGGCCAGATGAAGCAGGCCGACCGGTCGGGGGCGTCGTACGTGGCGATCTTCGGCGAGGGCGCTGCGATCACGTTGAAGGACTTGCAAAGCGGAGAGCAGGAGGAGCTGGAGCCGACGGCCGTCGTCGCTCGCGTCCTCCGAGGGAGACACATCGGATGA
- a CDS encoding MBL fold metallo-hydrolase, with protein MDVRMFTVGPVQENSFLIRREGSDRALLVDPGEEAPKLLGALEALGVTLDAILLTHTHFDHVGAVAPVARATGAPVYCPELEVPVLQDIMAYVPWPGFGPFESWDPEHTVAGGETLSLGGYDIDVLFTPGHSPGHVTYALRDSDSDPVMLFSGDVLFQQSVGRTDLPGGDHAVLLQSIAGLLERYDDDTVVHPGHMGLTTLGAERASNPFLSEITQQS; from the coding sequence GTGGACGTCCGGATGTTCACCGTCGGGCCGGTGCAGGAGAACTCGTTCCTGATCCGGCGCGAGGGCTCCGACCGCGCGCTGCTCGTCGACCCGGGCGAGGAGGCGCCGAAGCTGCTGGGCGCGTTGGAGGCGCTGGGCGTGACGCTCGACGCGATCCTGCTGACCCACACGCACTTCGACCACGTCGGCGCGGTCGCGCCGGTGGCGCGCGCGACGGGCGCGCCGGTCTACTGCCCGGAGCTCGAGGTCCCGGTCCTGCAGGACATCATGGCCTACGTGCCGTGGCCGGGGTTCGGGCCGTTCGAGTCCTGGGACCCGGAGCACACGGTCGCGGGTGGCGAGACGCTGTCCCTGGGCGGCTACGACATCGACGTGCTGTTCACGCCCGGGCACTCGCCGGGGCACGTGACGTACGCGCTGCGGGACTCGGACTCCGATCCCGTGATGCTCTTCTCCGGCGACGTGCTGTTCCAGCAGTCGGTCGGCCGGACCGACCTGCCCGGCGGCGACCACGCGGTCCTGCTGCAGTCGATCGCCGGGCTGTTGGAGCGCTACGACGACGACACGGTCGTGCACCCGGGTCACATGGGGTTGACGACGCTCGGCGCCGAGCGCGCGTCCAACCCGTTCCTCTCCGAGATCACTCAGCAGTCTTGA
- a CDS encoding glycoside hydrolase family 3 protein, giving the protein MFGRGSVVATAAVVAASAAFAVPAFAGGGGGHGGGGHGPGGGWPPGGGHGGGGTSGPVYLDPHAPVQKRVSDLLGRMTLAEKIGQMTQAERASLTPDDSAVTTLGLGSILSGGGSVPTPNTPSAWADMVDNFQRAALATRLRIPMIYGVDTVHGHGNLLGATVFPHNIGLGATRDPQLVEQVEHVAADETRASGPQWAFAPCICAARDDRWGRTYESFSENPDLVIQMETAIDGFQGNGTTDLAHRDRVLATAKHFAGDGDTQYGTGNGDYTIDQGIDITNRSDFWSTSLRQYVPAIKQHNVGSVMPSYSSIDWTEDGVGNPINMHGNRELITDWLKGAQDFDGLVISDYNGIDHIGGTFQENVVAGVNAGIDMFMQPSNFGDFITTLTAAVNDGQVPVARIDDAVSRILTKKFQLGLFEHPYTDRTDIGQIGSPAHRAVARRAVSESQVLLKNDGGALPLRGRDARAPIYVAGSNSDNIGNQAGGWTLSWQGGSRNVIPGTTILGGIRDAVGAHGDVVSSPDASAPIPAGATGVVVVGETPYAEGYGDVGAPGWPYEAGENGVARPSQTMMLNDNDKAAIDKVCAATTKCIVLVVSGRPMIIDPAQLGEADALVASWLPGSEGEGVADVLFGKRPFTGRLPMTWPKTIDQEPINVGDANYDPLFPYGFGLRGGGRR; this is encoded by the coding sequence ATGTTCGGTCGTGGGTCAGTGGTGGCGACGGCGGCGGTCGTCGCGGCGAGCGCGGCGTTCGCGGTACCGGCCTTCGCGGGCGGTGGCGGTGGGCACGGCGGCGGCGGTCACGGTCCGGGTGGCGGGTGGCCGCCCGGCGGCGGGCACGGGGGCGGCGGGACCTCGGGGCCGGTCTACCTCGACCCGCACGCGCCGGTCCAGAAGCGGGTCTCCGACCTGCTCGGCCGGATGACGCTGGCCGAGAAGATCGGGCAGATGACCCAGGCCGAGCGCGCGTCGCTGACGCCCGACGACTCGGCGGTCACGACGCTCGGGCTCGGCAGCATCCTCAGCGGCGGCGGGTCGGTCCCGACGCCCAACACGCCGTCGGCGTGGGCCGACATGGTGGACAACTTCCAGAGGGCCGCGCTGGCGACGCGGCTGAGGATCCCGATGATCTACGGGGTCGACACCGTCCACGGGCATGGCAACCTGCTCGGCGCGACCGTGTTCCCGCACAACATCGGGCTCGGCGCCACGCGCGACCCGCAGCTCGTCGAGCAAGTTGAACATGTCGCCGCCGACGAGACCCGCGCGTCCGGGCCGCAGTGGGCGTTCGCGCCGTGCATCTGCGCCGCGCGCGACGACCGCTGGGGCCGGACCTACGAGTCGTTCTCCGAGAACCCGGACCTCGTGATCCAGATGGAGACCGCGATCGACGGCTTCCAGGGCAACGGCACGACCGACCTCGCGCACCGCGACCGCGTGCTGGCGACCGCCAAGCACTTCGCCGGCGACGGCGACACGCAGTACGGCACCGGCAACGGCGACTACACGATCGATCAGGGCATCGACATCACCAACCGCTCGGACTTCTGGAGCACCTCGCTGCGCCAGTACGTCCCGGCGATCAAGCAGCACAACGTCGGCTCGGTGATGCCGTCCTACTCGTCGATCGACTGGACCGAGGACGGCGTCGGCAACCCCATCAACATGCATGGGAACAGGGAGCTCATCACCGACTGGCTGAAGGGCGCGCAGGACTTCGACGGGCTCGTCATCAGCGACTACAACGGGATCGACCACATCGGCGGGACGTTCCAGGAGAACGTCGTCGCGGGCGTCAACGCCGGGATCGACATGTTCATGCAGCCCTCGAACTTCGGGGACTTCATCACGACGCTGACGGCGGCGGTCAACGACGGGCAGGTCCCGGTCGCGCGGATCGACGACGCGGTCAGCCGGATCCTGACCAAGAAGTTCCAGCTCGGCCTGTTCGAGCACCCGTACACCGACCGGACCGACATCGGGCAGATCGGCTCGCCCGCGCATCGCGCGGTCGCGCGGCGTGCCGTGTCCGAGTCGCAGGTGCTGCTGAAGAACGACGGCGGCGCGCTGCCGCTGCGCGGCCGCGACGCGCGCGCCCCGATCTACGTGGCGGGGAGCAACAGCGACAACATCGGCAACCAGGCCGGCGGCTGGACGCTGTCGTGGCAGGGCGGGTCCAGGAACGTGATCCCGGGGACGACGATCCTCGGCGGGATCAGGGACGCCGTCGGCGCGCACGGTGACGTCGTGTCCTCGCCGGACGCGAGCGCGCCGATCCCGGCGGGGGCGACCGGCGTGGTCGTCGTCGGCGAGACGCCGTACGCCGAGGGCTACGGCGACGTCGGCGCGCCCGGCTGGCCCTACGAGGCCGGCGAGAACGGCGTGGCGCGGCCGTCGCAGACGATGATGTTGAACGACAACGACAAGGCGGCGATCGACAAGGTCTGCGCCGCGACGACCAAGTGCATCGTGTTGGTCGTCAGCGGCCGCCCGATGATCATCGACCCCGCGCAGCTCGGCGAGGCCGACGCGCTGGTCGCGTCGTGGCTGCCGGGCTCCGAGGGCGAGGGCGTCGCCGACGTCCTGTTCGGCAAGCGCCCGTTCACCGGCAGGCTGCCGATGACGTGGCCGAAGACGATCGACCAGGAGCCGATCAACGTCGGCGACGCGAACTACGACCCGCTGTTCCCGTACGGCTTCGGCCTGCGGGGCGGCGGCCGTCGCTGA